The Candoia aspera isolate rCanAsp1 chromosome 6, rCanAsp1.hap2, whole genome shotgun sequence genome has a segment encoding these proteins:
- the KCNE4 gene encoding potassium voltage-gated channel subfamily E member 4, producing MHCLLRALGSTVLFADSRSTFLPRVLMFAMDHPNTTQSMLASENSGSVASLSEKNGGNGNEYFYILIVMSFYGIFLIGIMLGYMNSKRKEKKSNLLLLYKDEQREWGQAMKPLPTVSGLRSVQFPMMISMLQESMVPAFSCTLCSVEGSSESSLPDVHLTIEEEIPTDEPGESAATALLNDSSEGSSESIHQHS from the exons ATGCACTGTCTTCTTAGGGCTTTGGGAAGCACAGTATTATTTGCAGACTCAC GTTCCACCTTTCTCCCAAGAGTTTTGATGTTTGCAATGGATCATCCTAACACAACGCAGTCCATGCTTGCTTCTGAGAACTCTGGCTCTGTGGCTTCCCTGTCTGAGAAGAATGGCGGTAATGGAAATGAGTACTTTTATATCCTgattgtgatgtccttctatggAATCTTTTTAATTGGAATCATGCTGGGCTACATGAACtccaagaggaaagaaaagaaatccaactTGCTGCTGCTTTATAAAGATGAGCAGAGGGAATGGGGACAAGCTATGAAACCTCTGCCAACAGTCTCAGGACTGAGGTCCGTCCAGTTTCCCATGATGATCAGTATGCTGCAAGAGAGCATGGTGCCAGCTTTTTCCTGCACCCTGTGTTCTGTGGAGGGTAGCAGTGAATCTTCCTTGCCAGATGTTCACCTCACTATTGAAGAAGAAATTCCTACTGATGAACCAGGAGAGTCGGCTGCAACAGCCCTCCTCAATGACAGTAGCGAGGGCTCTTCAGAAAGCATCCATCAACATTCCTAG